The Lolium rigidum isolate FL_2022 chromosome 1, APGP_CSIRO_Lrig_0.1, whole genome shotgun sequence region CCTTGAAATTTTTGGAGGCGAGATTGAGACATGAAAACCGGGCTTCGAACTCTGAAGCTCATAGAGTGGCACGTGCTGCAGTTTCCTGCGGTTCACCCAGCCACCTCACGGTCTCTGTAGTTTTGAACAATGTTTATGATCATTAAAGTGCCACTCTTTCGGACAGATTTGGTGCTcctgctattttagaaaaaataaaaatcatatttatgtgtttcaaaaaaattagaaaaaaaaattatggtgTAGTCAATGTATTGTCCCATAAACATGtaaaatttcaatttcaaatacaaaaaattctgagctacacaaaaataacaaacatgtggatctaggtatgcatatttcaaatctccaaattttaacagattttgtctttttatgtagtctacaatataaaaaatttcatattgaaattttacacgcttgtaggttaCGTCATTTATTATGTCTACATTTATTTTCCGATTTTTTTGAAATAAAGATGtatgattttcgaatttttttaaatAACAAGAGCACTAGTGTCCATGAACCAAAGACACTTTTCCCACTCTTTCCCTAAAAAAAGCTAATCGTCACACCGGACGCGAACCAATCCTCTTGGCAATCGATCTCAGTCGGCCTCGTCGCGATCGATCTGAACCGGCAGCCGCCAGACACCAGGCGATTTGCGTCCGTGTACCGGCGTGCTGCCGTCCGTTGCCACTCGCCATCGCCAGACACCAGGCGCTTGCCCGCTCGCCAGTACCTCCCGGCTGCCGTGAACTGAAGTCTGAAAGCGACCGATTCCCGCAGCAGTTCATCAACACTGACCACTATCCGTCAATTCACCACCACCACTGTCATCACCAATTTTTCAGCACCATACAACAGCAGACCAGCGGCAGTTCATCAGTCATCACTGCTATCCGCTCTTCTGTGAATTCACAAGTGATCAGTTTACCCACGGGAAGAAGTGATTTAGTTGTAATTTCTGGTACGATTTTCTCAAATTGTGATTCTCCTTAATCAGTTACAAAACCACTTGTAGGTCTGAAAAATGAAGAACGCGCAGAAGAAGGACAAGTGTCGTGATTCGAAACTTATCTTGGATAAAGTTGCAAAGAAACCAAAAATAACGCCGACGTCAACAGCGACACCAATATCTATTGAGGTTGAAAGCCAGAATCAAGATGAAAATGTGAGCAATCCTTCTTCCAATGTAATCTAGTTATTCGAAACGGGTGCCACTACTATGAAGAATTTATAGTTGTGTGATTGTTATTGCGAATCTACATATATTGTATTgttgtgctaatttttttccctTTAAATACCCAAATATGAAAAtactagctccgccactgctgaCGGTCATCCTCAAGGGATGCCGCCAATCCAAAAGACACCAGAGATCATGGTTCCATCAGCCTTTCCGCGCCTCTTTTTGTTGGACTTATACTTCTCGGTTCCAACCTCATAAAGCGGTTGTGTATGGTCGGTTGCTTTATTCATAAAGCGGGACAAAATCCTATTTCAAGATGATATGAGTACATCAGCATTTGGGAACCAAGAGTTTGAATGCTGCAAAGACATTAGATGAGACGGCAGCCACACTACAGGATGAGACGGCAGCCACACTATCGTAGTGCATCAGGGGATTTTAACTGACGAATGAACCCCACACACACCGATGAACAACACACACGCAAACAGTCAGAACTGTGGCTGTCTGATTGATTCACTTCTGTAAAGATTACACGCAACAGAAAATCAACCACACACTCTCAACTCACAAACAGAAACCATGTCGAGAAGCATCAGCGCAATCAATCAATGCTGGATTGCAGTGGACTGTGTCATCTCCCATCAAGTCAACCTTCTGTACTTAATTATACTACGTAAAAATCCTTCTACTTCCTCACCGTCAGAGATCAATCACCCAGGAAGCTGAAGGACCGCCGTTCGGTCCGCGGAGCGAGCGTGAAGTTCAGCCCGAACATCTCCTTGAGCGCCTGCCCCGGCTCGACCAGGTCGATCAGCCTCGCGACCAGCGAGGCGCTCTCTCTGACATgctccatgtcgtcggcccgcgtCCACACCAGGCGGGATAGCTGGAGCCGTCGCTGCTTGGAGCTCAGGTCGATCCCCCATCTGATGTAGATGCTCTCCTTGTCCCCGTTGGCCAGCTTCTTCAGCATCTGCTTGTAGAGCATGTCCCTCTCGCGTTTGAGATTCTTCAAACTGCAGACAAAAACGACCGTCAGTATTCTATCACATGTAGATTTCAGTTCATGGACAGTCTGAAGCATCGATTTGGACATGCTAAAATTTACCTGGTTGCAATGGCGGAATTAAGCTCGCCATGTGCCGCCGGGATGGTGCTGGACGAGGTTAGGATGAAGGACAGTCTCCTGTGCTCAACTTCCATGTAGACACTGTCTGCTGCATCTCccttgaagaggaggaagaagtaggTTCTGTGTACTAGAGGCGCATTGCATTCGTGCCACAGCTGGATGATCTCTTGCTGCCTTCTCGCGAAATCGACAGGCCAACGAGAAGGAGACTCGATAGGACTCGGCACTGCATCTATGCCAACATCTTTCACAGTTTTCACTGCTGTACAGTCATCTCTAACGATCTGCTGCTGAAATCACATACACAACGAGCTTAAAACTCAGCTTAATATTCAGGCTAAACAGACTGGTGAATGAAGCGCTAAAAGCTACAATCTTTGACGCAGCATATTAGTCGGTTCCATTTTGTGTAATTTCCCGTTGTTGGTGCAGTAAAAGCAATAGCATTATTAGAAGAAAATTAGTGTTGTCTGGATGCAGACGTACACTTCAAGAAAAATACTAGATGTGTGTCTTACTAACATGATTACCTGTGCTTTACAATCCTCAGGTTGGTCCTCATGATGTTTTTCTGTCTTCTCTTCCAGCTCTGTGACACAACCGATGTCGTTGATACAAACTTCTTGTTCTGCATCACTGGCACTCGACTCCTTGTCTACTTCATCACTTGTGCTCAACTCCTTGTCTACTTCATCACTGGTGCACAACTCCTCGTCTACTTCATCATTCGTACTCATGTCCTTGACTACTTCATCGCTGGTGCTCATGTCATTAACTAGTTCATCACAAGCTACTTCACCAGAAACAGCGTGGTGGTCTTCTAAAGTGTCATTGTTTTGGCAATCCTCGTTTTCTTGATACAGACTTCTCCTAACCTTATCAGACCTTCTAGGAGGACACCTAAAGATTTCATCAGGTGGTGTCTGTCCGGCGGTTTCGGAATCATCAAACCAACTATTTGGAATGACCTTGAAGCTAGCCCTGCAGCTTTGACTTCTAGCAATTGCACTCTCCTTGGAGTTCATTATACACCTCTTTACGGTCAGATATGCTTGAGGGTAAGGTTTGCCAAGTTCGAAAGAAATATTAGAATCAAATGTATACGGTTTGACAAGGCTGTCTTCGAAGCCATCGGATTCATATTGCTGAACTTTGTCGAGACCTTCTACTGCATTTGGTATGATCTCATCCTGCCGTTCCTCTTTGCTAGCGTACATATTGCTATGATCTTCCATTTTCTTTGTTACGCTCCCAACTTCTCGCACTTCATCAGGTTGTGGTACATCGTCTCTAGAGATCTCCTCTACTTCAGGTGTGTGGAGCTTGGTGCCCTCAGGGAGTAATATGTCAAGTTCCTGGCTTGAGCTTCTTCTATGCTCATGTATATCTATGCACTGTACTTCCCTGCAATGTTCTTCAGATACTTCAGATGCAGTCCTAAAAGCTACTTCCTTCATGTTATATGACTCTGTGCCATCAGAGCTATAGTTGCTGGAAGGGTGCCAAGGTGAAATTGGCTTCCGGCCCCTTGTTTGTTGAGTAAGATCCATTGTTTGATTGGGAAATGACGAGTCATCATTATCAGTACTGAAGACATATGATCCATCAAACACTGCGTGGTCTTGATCTGGATAAGAAACTCCATAAGTATCTGAAACCGAAAGTGCTTCTTCAGATGTATTTCGCGCAAGAGACTCTGAAGATCGACTATGGACATCCTATCAGAGGAAGGACAGTTCATCAAATGTCCCACAATACAGTAATGCAAAAGGTAAAGTATGTATATGAGAGAATCCGTACCCATCGCTTTGCAGTGCGATCATCAACATGATCGTCAACGTCACTTTTCAGTAAACAATTAAGTTGAGACTGAACAGTATCTTTCTCTTCCATCAATTCCCTCAGCTGCTTTTCCAACTGAAAAAGGAATGTACAGGTACGTAGTGCATGAAAATGTGCAGTCTTACCATTAACACTGATACAGGAGTTGGCAAATTTCAGGAGAGGGAAACTACCTTTTTAATCTGTGCATCCTTCTCTCTCAAAGCCTCAGCATGACTTGTGCAGGAGGCTGATTCCGGCACTTTCAGTTCATTTTCTAATCTTGCAAGCTCTCTCTGTAGATGTTTCAGTAGTGCCTTGTCAGACATGACTACATTGACCTTTGCATTTGTAACTACCTCCTTTGCGCAAGTAGCAAAGAGAAGTGTATTCCTGGATTGCTCAATATGAGTGTGTGCAGGGCTCATTGTGCATACAATGGCTGTTCTTGCATTGCCCCCCAAAGAGGAGTGTAATATGCGTGTCAGCTTTGAGTCTCTGTAAGGGATATGGCCACTTCTTCCCTTGCTGCAGAAGGAACATAATAGTTCAGATTACGTTATACAGTAAAACTATGGCCATTGGTCAAAGACCATGTAAATGGGGTGAAAGGAGAAATGTCAAACTGTAGCACCAAATGGAATTCACAATTATTTTACCTAGTGAATACTGCTAAAGAAAGAGGAAATATATGTGCAAAAACACCAGAATACTCTTATAGATAAGTAAACCACTGGAATTACAAGTTCTTGCTAGAAGACAGACCTGAGTTGGCGAACAACCTTTCCCAGTGTTAGCAGACTTCGATTAATATGACTACCCTCTTTCAACCTCATACCAGCCGAAGCAGTCTGAGATGCACGCTCACTTCCTGCTAGGTCAACAAAGTTCTGTCCAGTAGAGAAGAACCTCAGTGATTATGGAACATGTTATACCAAACAATCATGAATATATACCCACAAAATAAAAATCATGAATAGAGAAAGACATTCCATACCACACAAGACACAAGGGTGCTTGATTTGCCTCTTCCTAAATACTGCCTAACAGAACTTTCGATTGTCTGAAATTAACATAAGTCAGTCAACAAAAGAATCTTTAAGAAGTAGTGTAGAACATATAGTATAAGAGGGGCACCAACCAGCCTGAGTATTTGATGGGACCTAGAACTCGCTTCATTCAAAGCCGTTTCCCCAATCTCCCTTTGAGCTGTAGCACAATCTCGATTAGGCAAATAACTAGAAGAAAGAAGATGGTGCATTTTTTGTTTCTGTAATTTTAGCCCGCACCTTCACACATTGCAAGAAGATCCTTAAGATGGTCCTTGTCCCTCAATGTTTCTTCTGTTAGTTTTTCTACAGTAGTTCCTTTCTGTTTAAATTCAAATGATAACATGAGAGATCAGTATGTAGAGGGTAGAGAAAAAGAAAGGAGTTATAGTAAGTTTAAATAAGAAGAATGGTGCACCTCCGGATCATCAAGAAGTCTAAGAGGTGTCGTATCGTGGCTTAGAAGATCCCTCACAGCTTCATTGTATATCTCTATAGCCGAAAATTTCAGCATGAATTCTCTTTCAGGGTGCTGCAGCAATGACAAACTGTGAGCCAAATATCATCCACAAAGGTGAACTAAAACAGCATCCATTGCACACATACACAGACCTTCTCTATGTAGTCATAAATGTCCATCACACTGTACTCGGTAATTCCAGTCATCGTGTAAGTCTTTCCGCTGCTCGTTTGACCGTAAGCGAATATGCTTGCTGCCAACAAGAACGAATTTATGCGCAAATGTAAGTCGATCGGCAGCGGCGGTTCATCAAAACCAAAACAGGGATGTACAGAGCTACTACTTCATTTCTGTAGCACACACATACCGTTGATTCCACTGACAACTGATAGAGCAACTTCTTTTGCTCCTTCCTCGTAGACCTGTCTTGTAGAGCAATTGGGGCCAAACACCCTGTCTGAAAAGGACACAAAACATGAACAATTTGAGAAATTGACTGCTAAATGAAACCCGCTGCAGGTGCAAGGTTTCGACATCAGCACCAGTAATTGTCGCCAACATTGACAAACATTCTTTGCAAAAAACAGAGGTCTGCTGTTGCTGCTTACCGTAGGTGTAGGCGGTGGGGAACATGGCGCGGTCAGGGACGGTGCTGCGGAACATGACGGTGGTGGGGCTGATGCACTCCCAGTCGGAGCTGTCGCCGGACTCCCTGCCGTTGAGCGGGCGCACCCGGACGGACACCAtgatcctctcctcctccttggcctccaccttctcccacgctgccgccgccgtggccgcctcgtcctcctcccccGCCCCCATCGCGCGCCCTTCTCCTTCCTGCACGCACCCTCCACCCGAGAACAGTATCACAACCCACCCTCTTGCTCAGCAGCAGTCACCGCCGGCCAacatcccctcccctcccctcgaaTCGAACGGCATTGCAAGAAAGAATTGCCCTGCCCTTTCTCACAGGCGGAGAAAGAAGAAAAGGTAATTTCGGGAGGCCTGCCACCGGTGGCAGGTCCCTGCTGCCGAAAGCGCCGTGCCTGGCGCCGGGTGGGCGGCGATCCGGCGAGGCCACCCTGCACGCACAGACCCAGGGTAACAGCAGTACTACGCACTGCCCGACGCGCTCTTACTCGCACATGTATGTACTAAGCTGCTACCTGCACGGCCACGGATTATCTttggccgccgcgcgccgcgtTCTGCGTTGGAGTCTTGCAGTGCTGTCGCGAGACGAGGGACGGAGGGAGGGACTATGGTCCCCGCCACGCTCCCGGCCACTCGCTTCAGTTTTATTTACGCGCCTCACATGGGGGAGGACAGACAGAGAGGGGGACGTTGGAGACCCAAGACAGGACTTGTTTCTTTACGCATATCCCGGCCATTAACCAACTACCGATCACATTCCGCGAGAGGAGAGGAGACGAgcaacagaggaagaagaagccaaGAAGGCAGGGCGAAGCAACATTACCTTGCCTGCTCACGGTCGTCGTGGGTTGGATTTGGAACCGGCCGTGGGAGTGGAAGACGAGCAATGCGAAATGATGAGAGTAGCGGAGTCCGTGTCGTCTCCTCCCCAGTCCTCTTTGCTGctacggagaagaagaagaagaaggaggggagGAGGGGAATTGGCAATggtggagagggagaggaggttgGTTTCGACGGGGGAAAGGGGAAAAGGTAAGAGGAGAGGTGTAAAGAAACAGGTGTTCTTGCGGGTACAGGGCGACTTTTCCACCCGTAGCAGAGACGACGGCCCATCGGCCAATCGCGGTCAAGGTGGGGCCACAGAGAGTTCCGGTGGGCCCGTCTTGTCTGTCTCAATGTCATGTGATGTGTCTCCGTTGAACGAGGAACAGTATTCTCAAATACATTACATTTCCCGTTGATTACTACTGTAACTAGGTCTACTGTTTTCTTTTGAAACCGAAAACTGGTTCATATTGACCGCGCGCCTCTCCTACTTGGGGAATATCCGGTAAGAGCTCAAGAAATTATAACTAGAAGTCGTTCGGTGTCAATAAAAGATAAAATTCATGGTAGTAGTTAAATAGTTCCAAATTTTAGGCTCGAAATTGTCAACTGCGTAAGTGGAAAGCCTCTTCGTCGATAAGAGCTCTGAGTGGTGTTTTGAGCGGAGTACTGGATGGGGCCGTTGTTGGCTAGAACACCGCTTTGCAGTCACTTTACTGAAGGAATTTTCTTCGTGCCGATGTTTCGGGCTTGGAGTTGTTGTCTTGTTTGTCCGGCTTAACTTGGCAAAGTTGCTGCAACCGTATTTTCTACTCTTGGTGTTTATCTGTAAGTTTTTTCTACAAGCGTAAACGGTTATAAACATGAAGGTGCACTCACCTTTACAAATGCACTTACGCAGATCTTGGTTGGCAAAGTCACCACATGTGTGTTTTCTGATTATATGGTgtcttgtctattgtttgcactcTATTTATTGAGACTTTggccttaagagcatctccaaccgcgtcccccaaagcgtcccccaaaccgcgtcggattaagcgtttgggggacgtgttttgttcgtgccaccTTTGGGGGACGTACGCTCCTGACCGCGTCCCCCAACGCCTCctcaaatgaatattggtgcacgaaaataaaggttttcattcaattttgattatatattacaaagtttgaatgaaaacggctagatttcatctaaacctagactgccgaccgcccggcggtgcgttcgacggccccgccccgtcgtcgcctcccctacgccgcggctcctcctgcgcgcgcctcctctccttgcgttcggcggtggccgagacggtgccgatcccgccgcgcgtcctcctcctccgccctccctcgcTTCGGGCCgcacggagggagagctcgacgagcgcgacgaatctgcgcctcttcgcgggcacggggcgTCGTCctagagcttcttctccgactcgaaggactcgacgagcgcgcgttgttgatcggccgtctcgtccgggtgcggc contains the following coding sequences:
- the LOC124651880 gene encoding kinesin-like protein KIN-7H isoform X2: MGAGEEDEAATAAAAWEKVEAKEEERIMVSVRVRPLNGRESGDSSDWECISPTTVMFRSTVPDRAMFPTAYTYDRVFGPNCSTRQVYEEGAKEVALSVVSGINASIFAYGQTSSGKTYTMTGITEYSVMDIYDYIEKHPEREFMLKFSAIEIYNEAVRDLLSHDTTPLRLLDDPEKGTTVEKLTEETLRDKDHLKDLLAMCEAQREIGETALNEASSRSHQILRLTIESSVRQYLGRGKSSTLVSCVNFVDLAGSERASQTASAGMRLKEGSHINRSLLTLGKVVRQLSKGRSGHIPYRDSKLTRILHSSLGGNARTAIVCTMSPAHTHIEQSRNTLLFATCAKEVVTNAKVNVVMSDKALLKHLQRELARLENELKVPESASCTSHAEALREKDAQIKKLEKQLRELMEEKDTVQSQLNCLLKSDVDDHVDDRTAKRWDVHSRSSESLARNTSEEALSVSDTYGVSYPDQDHAVFDGSYVFSTDNDDSSFPNQTMDLTQQTRGRKPISPWHPSSNYSSDGTESYNMKEVAFRTASEVSEEHCREVQCIDIHEHRRSSSQELDILLPEGTKLHTPEVEEISRDDVPQPDEVREVGSVTKKMEDHSNMYASKEERQDEIIPNAVEGLDKVQQYESDGFEDSLVKPYTFDSNISFELGKPYPQAYLTVKRCIMNSKESAIARSQSCRASFKVIPNSWFDDSETAGQTPPDEIFRCPPRRSDKVRRSLYQENEDCQNNDTLEDHHAVSGEVACDELVNDMSTSDEVVKDMSTNDEVDEELCTSDEVDKELSTSDEVDKESSASDAEQEVCINDIGCVTELEEKTEKHHEDQPEDCKAQQIVRDDCTAVKTVKDVGIDAVPSPIESPSRWPVDFARRQQEIIQLWHECNAPLVHRTYFFLLFKGDAADSVYMEVEHRRLSFILTSSSTIPAAHGELNSAIATSLKNLKRERDMLYKQMLKKLANGDKESIYIRWGIDLSSKQRRLQLSRLVWTRADDMEHVRESASLVARLIDLVEPGQALKEMFGLNFTLAPRTERRSFSFLGD
- the LOC124651880 gene encoding kinesin-like protein KIN-7H isoform X3, with the protein product MGAGEEDEAATAAAAWEKVEAKEEERIMVSVRVRPLNGRESGDSSDWECISPTTVMFRSTVPDRAMFPTAYTYDRVFGPNCSTRQVYEEGAKEVALSVVSGINASIFAYGQTSSGKTYTMTGITEYSVMDIYDYIEKHPEREFMLKFSAIEIYNEAVRDLLSHDTTPLRLLDDPEKGTTVEKLTEETLRDKDHLKDLLAMCEAQREIGETALNEASSRSHQILRLTIESSVRQYLGRGKSSTLVSCVNFVDLAGSERASQTASAGMRLKEGSHINRSLLTLGKVVRQLSKGRSGHIPYRDSKLTRILHSSLGGNARTAIVCTMSPAHTHIEQSRNTLLFATCAKEVVTNAKVNVVMSDKALLKHLQRELARLENELKVPESASCTSHAEALREKDAQIKKLEKQLRELMEEKDTVQSQLNCLLKSDVDDHVDDRTAKRWDVHSRSSESLARNTSEEALSVSDTYGVSYPDQDHAVFDGSYVFSTDNDDSSFPNQTMDLTQQTRGRKPISPWHPSSNYSSDGTESYNMKEVAFRTASEVSEEHCREVQCIDIHEHRRSSSQELDILLPEGTKLHTPEVEEISRDDVPQPDEVREVGSVTKKMEDHSNMYASKEERQDEIIPNAVEGLDKVQQYESDGFEDSLVKPYTFDSNISFELGKPYPQAYLTVKRCIMNSKESAIARSQSCRASFKVIPNSWFDDSETAGQTPPDEIFRCPPRRSDKVRRSLYQENEDCQNNDTLEDHHAVSGEVACDELVNDMSTSDEVVKDMSTNDEVDEELCTSDEVDKELSTSDEVDKESSASDAEQEVCINDIGCVTELEEKTEKHHEDQPEDCKAQIVRDDCTAVKTVKDVGIDAVPSPIESPSRWPVDFARRQQEIIQLWHECNAPLVHRTYFFLLFKGDAADSVYMEVEHRRLSFILTSSSTIPAAHGELNSAIATSLKNLKRERDMLYKQMLKKLANGDKESIYIRWGIDLSSKQRRLQLSRLVWTRADDMEHVRESASLVARLIDLVEPGQALKEMFGLNFTLAPRTERRSFSFLGD
- the LOC124651880 gene encoding kinesin-like protein KIN-7H isoform X1; the protein is MGAGEEDEAATAAAAWEKVEAKEEERIMVSVRVRPLNGRESGDSSDWECISPTTVMFRSTVPDRAMFPTAYTYDRVFGPNCSTRQVYEEGAKEVALSVVSGINASIFAYGQTSSGKTYTMTGITEYSVMDIYDYIEKHPEREFMLKFSAIEIYNEAVRDLLSHDTTPLRLLDDPEKGTTVEKLTEETLRDKDHLKDLLAMCEAQREIGETALNEASSRSHQILRLTIESSVRQYLGRGKSSTLVSCVNFVDLAGSERASQTASAGMRLKEGSHINRSLLTLGKVVRQLSKGRSGHIPYRDSKLTRILHSSLGGNARTAIVCTMSPAHTHIEQSRNTLLFATCAKEVVTNAKVNVVMSDKALLKHLQRELARLENELKVPESASCTSHAEALREKDAQIKKLEKQLRELMEEKDTVQSQLNCLLKSDVDDHVDDRTAKRWDVHSRSSESLARNTSEEALSVSDTYGVSYPDQDHAVFDGSYVFSTDNDDSSFPNQTMDLTQQTRGRKPISPWHPSSNYSSDGTESYNMKEVAFRTASEVSEEHCREVQCIDIHEHRRSSSQELDILLPEGTKLHTPEVEEISRDDVPQPDEVREVGSVTKKMEDHSNMYASKEERQDEIIPNAVEGLDKVQQYESDGFEDSLVKPYTFDSNISFELGKPYPQAYLTVKRCIMNSKESAIARSQSCRASFKVIPNSWFDDSETAGQTPPDEIFRCPPRRSDKVRRSLYQENEDCQNNDTLEDHHAVSGEVACDELVNDMSTSDEVVKDMSTNDEVDEELCTSDEVDKELSTSDEVDKESSASDAEQEVCINDIGCVTELEEKTEKHHEDQPEDCKAQQQIVRDDCTAVKTVKDVGIDAVPSPIESPSRWPVDFARRQQEIIQLWHECNAPLVHRTYFFLLFKGDAADSVYMEVEHRRLSFILTSSSTIPAAHGELNSAIATSLKNLKRERDMLYKQMLKKLANGDKESIYIRWGIDLSSKQRRLQLSRLVWTRADDMEHVRESASLVARLIDLVEPGQALKEMFGLNFTLAPRTERRSFSFLGD